The following nucleotide sequence is from Pseudomonas putida S13.1.2.
AGGTTGGCACCAATGGATTGACCAACCCCATTGAGCGAGTCCAACGCCCCCTGCATTTCGGTTGAAGAACAACCCGTCAGGAAAAAAGGCAGAAGCGCCAAGGCTCGGTATTTCTTCATTGCAGTCCCTCGCAAGGTTCATCGTTTGAATATTCGAAGCAAGTGTTCATCTGGCGGCTAACGGGCCTGCCCTGTCAGTGCATGGCATGGCAACTGCGCAGGCGCTACAGGCCTGAAAGCGAGAGTCAGATCGCCGGGATGAAGAAGAGTTCAATGGGTAGCAGCCGTAGTAAACCTGTGGGAGCGGCCTTGTGTCGCGATGGGCCGCAAAGCGGCCCCCGATGTCAGCATCTAAGCTGTGATGGAGCACCCTCCTCCCCAGAGCCCGCACCATGCCCGAACCACCTCGCGTCGACTGGCAACGCTGGCTGCCCGGCCTGGTTACCCTGCTCCACTACCAACGCGCCTGGCTCGCCAAGGACATCGCCGCCGGCCTGGTGCTGACAACCATGCTGGTGCCCGTGGGCATTGCCTACGCCGAAGCGTCCGGCGTACCCGGTATCTACGGCCTGTACGCCACCATCATCCCGTTGCTGGCCTACGCCTTGTTCGGCCCCAGCCGGATCCTTGTGCTGGGCCCGGACTCGGCACTGGCCGCGCCGATCCTGGCGGTGGTGGTGCAGTACGCCGCCAGCGACCCGCAGCGGGCAATCGCCATCGCCAGCATGATGGCGCTGGTCGCCGGGGCGTTCTGCGTGATTGCCGGCCTGCTGCGCCTGGGCTTCATCACCGAGTTGCTGTCCAAGCCGATCCGCTATGGCTACATGAATGGCATCGCCCTGACGGTGTTGATCAGCCAGCTGCCGAAACTGTTCGGCCTGTCTGTGGACAGCCAAGGCCCGCTGCGGGATATCTGGAACCTGATCCAGGCCTTGCTCGCCGGCCAGGGTCATTGGCCAAGCTTCATGGTCGGTGGCGCCAGCCTGGCGCTGATCCTGCTGCTCAAGCCCTTCAAGCGCGTGCCAGGCATCCTCATTGCGGTGGTACTGGCGACGCTGGCGGTGAGCCTGCTGGGGCTCGACCAGCAAGGCGTGAACGTGCTCGGCAAGTTGCCGCAAGGGCTGCCCAGCTTCGCCTTGCCCTGGGTCAGCGATATAGACCTGGTGGAGGTGCTGCTTGGTGGCATCGCGGTGGCGCTGGTGTCGTTCGCCGATACCAGTGTGCTGTCACGCTCCTATGCCGCACGCCTGAAAATGCCGGTCAACCCGAACCAGGAAATGTTTGGCCTGGGCGTAGCCAACCTCGCCTCGGGGTTGTTCCAGGGCATTCCTATCAGCAGCAGCGCGTCGCGCACACCGGTGGCCGAGGCAGCCGGCTCGCAAACCCAGCTCACCGGCATTATCGGTGCGCTGGCGGTAACCCTGTTGCTGCTGGTAGCGCCCAACCTGATGCAGCACCTGCCCAGCAGCGCCCTGGCGGCTGTGGTGATTGCCGCAGCAGTGGGGCTGTTCGAGTTCGCCGACCTCAAACGTATATTCCGCATGCAGCAGTGGGAGTTCTGGCTGTCGTTCACCTGCTTCGTCGGCGTGGCGGTGTTTGGCGCCATTCCCGGTATCTGCATTGCGGTGGCAATAGCGGTGATCGAGTTTCTGTGGGACGGCTGGCGGCCACACCATGCAGTGCTGGGCCGGGTGGATGGCACCCGGGGGTACCACGATGTGCAGCGTTATCCACAGGCACGACGCATTCCGGGGCTGGTGTTGCTGCGTTGGGACGCGCCGCTGTTCTTTGCCAATGCCGAGCAGTTCCAGAGCACAGTGATGGCGGCTGTAGACGAGTCGCCGACGCCGGTGCAGCGGCTGCTAATAGCCGCGGAACCGGTGACCAGTATCGACATCACCTCGGCAGACATGCTGGCCGAGCTGGACCGGGCACTGGAGGCACGAGGGGTGGAATTGCAGTTTGCCGAGATGAAAGACCCGGTAAAGGACAAGATGCGGCGGTTCGGGTTGTTTCAGCATATGGGGGAAAAGGCCTTTCACCCCACGGTGGGTGCCGCTGTGGATGCCTATCTGGAAGAAAGTGGGGTTGATTGGCAGCCCTAGGTTCCCTGTGCTGGCTGCTTCGCGGACTCACCCGCGAAGCAGCGCACGCCGAACCCGAAGCCGGTCAATCCAGATCAACATGGCACTGGCATACACCGAGACCGCCAGAAACAAGGCCATGCGCACCGCAAAGGCCTTGTACACATCCTGCCCACCCGCACTGTCCTGCACCGACTGCCCCAGCAAGATCAGCATGGTGGTCAGGCAACTGACCCAGTACGCCGGGCTCTGCCGGTTGGGCACCGCCTGATACAGCCGCCGCGCCTGCCACAGGACGAACAGCAGCACCCAGAGGAAGAACATCCACAGGTGCACGAACAGGCTCAACGCGCCCCACATCAGTATCGCCAGCAGACCGGCAAGCAAGGTCGAACCAATCAGCTCTCGGCTGGCGTGCCGCGCGCGGGTTTCGCCCGCTTGTTGCCCCACACTCACTGCCTTCATGATCAGCGGCATGTACTGGTCCGGGGCAATCAACGCCAGCAGAAACGCAGGCATCACGATCAGCGTGGCGCGCAATGCCACCCAGCTGACATGCTCGCTGCCCGGCAGCGGTGGTACCGGTTGCGCCGGTGCTTCCGCAGGTTCGGGAAACAGCACATGCGCCAGCGCCGTGCCCAGCACTGCCAGCAGCATGCCTTTGGCCAGCGCTTCGACCACCGACAGCGCCAAGGTGAAGTCGCTGGTGCCGGCGGCCGCGATCATGGTCAGGCCGACCACCATCAAGTTCGCCAGCAGGCCGTTGCCGCCCTTCAGCGCGTAGCGCAAGGTGAGGAACACACCCACGCCCACCAGCAATACCCCGCTCACCGGCGCGTGACGCAACAGCGGAACCAGCAATAGCCCGCTGCCACAGGCGAGCAGTACCAGCACCGCCAAGGCCGGCGCCGCTCGCAGAGGCAATGGCTGGCTGCGCATGGCCAGCAACAGCACGGCGAACACCGGTGCCAGGATCGGCACCGGCAAGCCGATGCCAAAACTCACTGCCAGGCACAGCGCCACACCCCAGGCCAGGCGCAGGGCCCGCAAGCGGCGCAACTCAATAGGCATAGGACAACCAGCTCATCAGCCACATGAACAGCCGGCCCAGCAGGTTCAGCGGGTTACCTTCGCTGGGCAACGCCATGACCTCGGCCTGCCCGCCTACCCGCAGCCCGCGCTTGTCCGGCAGCTGATCACGCTCCAGCTCGACAATCACCGGAAAGCGCTGGGCCGAACGCAGCCACTCGCGGCTGTTCTGCACGGTGGGCAATGTGCCCGGCGGGGTGCCCTGGCCCACGCTCACGCCGTAGCCGATGCTGCGGATATGCCCCTTCAACACGGTGCCGGGCAATGCATCAAGCACTACCAGCACCGGGGTGTCGGGGCGCAGGCGGCCGAGGTTGTTCTCGGTCATGTCGGCACTTATCCACACGTCATGGATACTGATCAGGGTCATCATCGGGCTACCCGCCCCGACATAGTGGCCAACATCGGTGCGCAGGTCGGTGATGAGCCCGTTGGCATCGGCGCGCACCACGGTACGAGCAAGGTCCAGGCGGGCCTTTTCCACATTGGCCGCGGCACTGCGCAGCTGGGCGTTGTCATCCTGTGCCCCGCCCTGCTGCTCGCGGGCGCGCTGCACTTCGGCACGGGCCGCTGCCACCTGGCTGATGGCCTGGTCGCGGGTGGCCTGGGCGCCTTCCAGGCGGCGCACCGATACCGTGCCGGGGTCCTCATCGATCAGGCGCTTGAGCCGCTCGGCATCCTGCCGCGCCTTGCGCTCGTTGGCCTGAGCGGCCACCAGCGCTGCCTGGGCCGAATCGATGCCAGCGGTACTGGCGCCGATCTGCCGGCGCACCGTATCGAGGTCTGCTTCGGCGCGGGCCAAGGCAATGCGGTACTGCTCCTGGTCGAGTTCGAACAGCACATCGCCCTGGCGCACTTCCTGGTTGTTGCCTACCGCCACGCGCTTGATCTGCCCTGCCACCTCGGCGGCCACCGGTACCACGTAGGCCTGCAGGCGGGCCTGCTGGGTGTATGGCGTGAAGCGGTCGGCCAACAGGTACCAGAGCAGGCTCACGGCGATCAGCAGCAGCACCCAGCGCATGCCGCGATCAGGGGCTGACGGGGGCATGGCGTCGCTCATTGGCTTTCACCTTGTGCATGTGCGGTGGGGGCTGGCGGGTCGAGCAGGTCGCCCCAATCAGTGCGTTGCTGCATCTGCTGACGCGTGGCCGGGTCGATCGGTGCGCGGCGGGTGTCCCAGCCACCGCCCAAGGCCTTGTACAAGCTCACCAGGCTGCTGACGGCGTTGCCGCGGCTGACCAGGTAGCCATCCTGTTGTTGCAACAGCAGTTGCTGGGCGTCGAGCACGCGCTGGAAGTCGGCGAAGCCTTCGCGGTACTGCGAGCTGGCCAGGTTCAGCGAGCGTTGCGCAGCCTGGGAGGCCTGGTCGCGAATGGTTGCACTCTGCAGCGAGCGCACCAGCCCGCTGGCGGCATCGTCGGCCTCACGGGCGGCTTCGCGCACGCTCTGGTGGTACAACTCGATCAGTTGCTGCAAGCGGGCATCTTCTACCCGCACGGCATTCTTGCGCCGGCCATAGTCCAACGGGTTCCAGATCAGGCTGGGCCCGGCGGCGATGTCGAAGGTATTGGGCAGGTGGCTGGCCGAGACGAAGCTCCAGCCGATGCTGCCCAGCAGGCTCAGCTGTGGATAAAGATCCGCCTCGGCCACGCCGACCAACGCCGATTGCGCCGCCACTGCCTGCTCGGCGGCGCGGATATCCGGGCGGCGCTGCAGCAGGCTGGCAGGTACGCCCTGCAACACTGCGCGGTCTGGCAGCGGCAGCTGGCCATGGCCGGGCTCCAGCTGCGGCAGCGGCCCGGGTGGGCGGCCCAGCAACGAGCACAGCACGTTACGCAGGGCGTTGAGCTGGTTCTCGAATTCGGGGATGGTGGCCAGGGTTGCCAGGTATTGAGTGCGCGCTTGCTGCCAGTCGAGTTCGTCATTTTCGCCATGGCGGAACAACCGTTCGGTGATCTCCAGGCTGCGCGCCTGGCGCTTGCCGTTCTCTTGCGCGATAGCCAGCCGCGCCTCCGCAGTACGCAGGGCAAAGTAGGTGTCGGCCACTTGTGCACGCAGCAGCAGCATGGCGTCGGCATAGTTGGACTGAGAGGCGAAGTACAGGGCATCGGCGCTTTCGATGGCGCGACTGAAGCGGCCCCAGAAGTCGATTTCCCAGCCAATGTCGAAGCCGACACTGGATTGCCAGAACACCGAGTCGCGCGCAGTGGCAGTGCCGGACTGGTTCTGCTTCAGGTACAGGCTCTGCGCACTCAGCTGCTGCAGCTGTGGATAACGCCCGGTCTGCACGATGGCCAACTGGGCACGGGCTTCAGCAATGCGCAGGCCAGCCACGCGCAGGTTGGTGTTGTTGGCATCGGCCTCGGCAATCAGCGCATCCAGCTTCGGGTCGGCGAATACCGCCCACCACTGGCGCAGGTCGGGTGTTGCGGCGCTGCGCCCTGCCTGCTCCAGCAATGGCGTGCTCCAGCCGTCCAGCCACGGGTGTTGGGGCTTTTCGAAATCCGGGCCGACCTGGGTGCAGCCGGCCAGCACCATCAGCAACCCTAGGCCATAGCAGTGGTTGGGCATGGTTCAAGCAGCAGGGGGTGCCGGTTGCTCCGGCACCTGCAGCGCTACCCATTGCCAGAACAACACGTAGGTCACACCAAGGATCACCGGGCCGATGAACAAGCCAATGATGCCTTTGACCACCATGCCACCCAGTGCTCCAATCAGCACCACCGGCATCGGTACGTCCACCCCGCGCCCCAGCAGCAGTGGTTTGAGCACGTTGTCGGCCAGCCCGGCGACAAAGGTGTAGATGGCAAAGATGATGGTGGCCACAGTGAAGCCTTCGACGTTGAACACGTAGATGATCACCGGCAGCGTGACCAGGGTGGCGGGTGCCTGGGCAATGCCCAGCATGAGGATGACGATGGCCAGCATGCCGGCCCCGGGCACACCTTTGATCACAAAGCCAACCCCGATCAGCAGCATCTGGATGAAGGCGATGCCGATCACGCCCTGCGCCACCGCGCGAATGGTGGCGGTACACAACTTGGCCAAAGGTTTGCCGCGCTCTTCGCCCGATACCCGCATGGCGATACGCTGCGCGGCGACTTCACCGCGGTCACCGAAGGCCATGATGACTCCGGAAATGATGATCGCACCGATGAACAGAAAAAAGGCCGCACCGGCGCTGGCCGCAGCGCCTAACACCGTAAGCCCGGCACCCTTGATTTGCGGCATCCACTGATTCAGTACGCTGGCCATGTTTTCGGAGGCCGCCAACCATAGCGCATGCACCTTCGGCCCGATCAGTGGCCAGGCGGCCACAGACTCAGGTGGCGTCGGCACGCTCCAGGCCCCGCTCTTGAGCAACGTCACCAGGCTGTCCACCGACTCGCCGATGGACATTACCACCAGGTAGATCGGCACCAGCAGCACCACCAATACCAGTAGCACCACCAGCGTCGCCGCATAGCCATGCTTGAGCCCGGTACGGCGCTGAAGGCGGCAATGCAACGGGTACAAGGTAACCGCCAGGATCACCGCCCACAGCATCAGCTCAAGGAACGGCTGGAACACCTCGAACGCGAATATCACCAAGGCAGCCACCAGGCCAGCCTTGATCAACACATCGAGCAAGCCCCGCGACAGCGCACTGTCCAGCTTGATACCCGGTTGCATGCTGCACCTCCGAACATTCAGTTCGCGTGTGTCTCGATTCAGGGGTCCGTTTCCGGGGTTGCCTGCGCGGGGGGGACGTCGCGCAGCCGCCGCGCCAAAGCCATCATCACCAACGGCACCACGGCCATCGACAGGGTGATGGCCAGTACCAGCAAGTCATGCACCTGTGGCGACAACACCTGATGGTCCCGCGCCAGCTTGAACACCACGAAGGCGAACTCGCCCCCAGAGGCCAGCACCACGCCCAGGCACAACGCCTGGGACGGGTTCAGGCCACCGGCCATGCGCCCCAGGCCATACAGCAACGGCAGCTTGATGCTCACCAGCAGCAGCGTCAGCCCCAACACCGCCAGCGGCATGCCCAACAGCAGGTGCAGGTCGGCGCTCATCCCCACGCCCACGAAAAACAGCCCCAGCAGCAAGCCCTTGATCGGTTCGACCTGGGTTTCCAGCTCGTGGCGAAACGGCGACTCGGCCATCAGCACGCCGGCCAGAAATGCCCCTAGCGCCATCGACACGCCTATGTGCTCCATCAACCAGGCGGTACCCAGCACCACCAGCAAGGCCGTGGCGGTGGACAGCTCAGGCAGCCCCGAACCCACCGTCCACTTGAACACCGGGGTCAACAGATAGCGACCAAAGATAATCAGCACACCAATGCCCGCAGCCACAGCCAGCAACGGCCAGGCCCCTTCGTCGGCGGTGCTGACATTGCCACCGAGCAGCGGCACAACGGCAATCAAGGGAATGGCGGCGATGTCCTGGAACAGCAGGATGGCCACGGCCAGGCGGCCATGCGGCTTGCCAAGGTCCTTGCGCTCGGCCAGTACCTGCAAGCCAAAGGCAGTGGAAGACAGCGCCAGGCCTACGCCGAGCACGATGGCAGCCGGCCTGGACTGGTCGAACAGCCAATAGGCCAGCAGCCCAAGCACCACGGCGGTCAGCCCCACTTGCAGCGTACCCACACCGAACAGCGCCCGGCGCATGGTCCACAAGCGCCGGGGCGATAGCTCCAGGCCAATGACGAACAGCAGCATCACCACGCCCATCTCTGACAGACGCGCCACGTTATCGGGGTTGTTCAGCAGGCCGAGCACCGAGGGCCCGATGAGCATGCCGGCCAGCAGATACCCAGGCACAGCGCCCATCCGCAAACGCTGCGCCAGTGGCACCAGAAGCACCACGGCCAACAGGAACACCACCGTCGCCTGCAACAGGCTGCCGTCATGTGGCATGAGCTCTTACCCTCGCAGCTCCCCGCAGGAAGGGGTTCAGAAGCGTTCTTCGACGACCTTGAACGGGTAGGCCACAGCCTTGTACTTGCCGATCTTGCCGCGCTTGGGCAGCTTCACCACCTGGTCACGGGTGATGTCCTTGTACGGAATCCGGCTGAGCAAATGGCTGATGATGTTCAGCCGGGCGCGGCGTTTATCGTTGGAATGGGCCATGAACCACGGCGCCCAGGCGGTATCCGACGCGGCGAACATGTCGTCACGCGCCTGGGTGTAGTCATCCCAGCGGGTATACGACTTGAGGTCCATGGGCGAAAGCTTCCACAGCTTGCGGCCATCGTTGATGCGATCCTGCAGGCGGAGGGTCTGCTCCTCGGCGCTGACCTCGAGCCAGTACTTGATGAGGATGATCCCCGACTCGACCATGACCTTTTCGAACACGGGCACACCGGTGAGGAACTTGTCGACGAGTTCGTCGGAGCAAAAGCCCATTACCCGCTCGACGCCCGCACGGTTGTACCAGCTGCGATCGAAGATCACCACCTCGCCCGCTGCGGGCAAATGCCCCAGGTAGCGCTGCAGGTACATCTGGGTTTTTTCCCGCTCGGTCGGTGCCGGCAGCGCCACCACGCGAAACACCCGCGGGCTGACGCGCTCGGTAATGGCCTTGATGGTGCCGCCCTTGCCGGCGCCATCGCGGCCTTCGAAGACGATGCATACCTTCAGCCCCTTGGCCACCACCCACTCCTGCAACTTCACCAGCTCCACATGCAGGTGCTTGAGCGCTTTCTCGTACGCCTTGCCGCCCAGTTTTTCTGGCTGTTCCTGGGTGGGTTTCTTCCTGGACGGCTTCGACATGACACTCTCCTGAAGGCGAATGAAGAGTCAGTATGGTCGATTCATGACGGTTTGCCGCTTCGAGGCGGGGCTGCGTGCAGCCCCGAAGAGGTACTATTTGGCCAGCTTGTTGTAACTGGTCATCAGGTTGCGGTAGTCCGGGATATGGTTGGAGAACAGGGTACCCAACCCCTCGACGTCGTTACGCCAGTCCCGGTGCAGCTCGCAGGCCACGCCAAACCAGGTCATCAGCTGCCCCCCGGCGGCCTCCATGCGCCGCCACGCCGAGTCACGGGTCAGTTCATTGAAGGTGCCAGAGGCGTCGGTGACGACGAACACCTCAAAGCCCTCCTCCAGCGCCGACAAGGCCGGGAAGGCCACGCACACCTCGGTGACCACACCAGCGATCAGCAGCTGCTTCTTGCCAGTGGCTTTTACCGCTTTGACGAAATCTTCGTTGTCCCAGGCGTTGATGTTGCCGGGGCGTGCGATGTAGGGGGCGTCAGGGAACTGCTCTTTCAGCTCCGGCACCAGCGGGCCGTTGGGGCCGGTCTCGAAGCTGGTGGTGAGAATGGTCGGCAACTTGAAGTACTTGGCCAGGTCGGCCAGCGCCAGTACGTTGTTCTTGAAACGGTCGGGGTCGATATCCCTTACCAGCGAGAGCAGACCGGCCTGGTGGTCGACCAGCAGGACGGCGGCGTTGTTCTTGTCCAGACGCTTGTATTGGAAGGTCACGGTGAACTCCTTGCTTCAGCGGGTTGGGAGTATCAGCGTAGGCAAGGATCAAGGGTGGGACAGACCGTCAGTCGGTTCGCTTGTTGTTGCCTGTACCGGCCTCATCGCCGGCAAGCCAGCTCCCACAAGGTACTGTGTCTTCCTTGGGCATCAGGCACGGGGAGATGGCAGAAATGTGGCTGAACATTCGCTGCTGTGAGATGACAGTTGGATAACTGAGGCAGATCTCAATGGGAGCGGGACGTAGCCTATTTGGCGACCCGACGATACTGCTGCTTGGGACTGCGAGGTGAATCGGGATCTGTCATTTCGATCAAGCCAGCAGCCAAGGCCGGGTGCAAATAACTCTTACGGAATGTGGCACGGTGCGAGAGACCCAGCTGATGCATGAGATCACTTGTCTTCAAAGCAACACCAGCGGGCAGCACCTTGAGAAGATTCGCTACTTGGTCGGTTACTTGGTCGGTTACTTGGTCGCTCTCTTTGGCTTCTACAAGCGCACTTAGCAACGCTTCAAGCATGTACTCGACAAACGGGGTAGCTTCAGCAGCCTGGTCAGCCGCAGCCAGCGCTGCGTAGTAAGCGTCCTGCTGCTCACGGATAACGGTTTCGACCGGCAGGTAGGCCATCGCTGGTCGCCACCGGCTAAGCAGAAGGGTTTGCCATAGCCGTCCCATGCGCCCGTTGCCGTCAGCAAACGGGTGGATGAATTCGAATTCGTAGTGGAATACACAGCTGGTAATCAGCGGATGCCAATCGTTGTTCGAGAGCCAATCCAATAAATCGTGCACCAGTGTCGCCACCCGGCTGGCCGGTGGTGCCATATGTAACAGGCGAGAACCCCGATAAATGCCCACTCCACCGCGCCGGTAACGCCCAGCGTCGTCTATCAGGCCATGCATCAGCATCCCATGCGCGGCAAGCAGGTCGCTCGGGGACTCGGCACGCCAGTCAGGCATCGCATCGTAGGTAGCAAATGCATTGCGGACCTCCTGAATTTCACGCGGCAGACCTAGAACACGCTTGCCATCCAGCAGCGCGGTTACCTGCTCGACGCTCAGGGTGTTGTTTTCAATGGCAAGCGACGCCTGAATGGTACGAATCCGGTTCCCTCGCCGAAGTTGCGGCGTAAGCGCTGCATTGCGATAGGCAGTCAATAACCCCACTTGCTCACTGACTTCGGCAACCAGAGCCAGAATCCGGGGGGTCACCGTCAGCGGTGGTTGGTAATTGCTCATTGCCTGCAACCTGAAGGGGTGGTGAACGACGCCGGCCATGGAAGGGATCGTGGAAATGCTGGATGCCACAGCTGCAGACACCTTAATCGACACGTTACGCGAGGGTAAAGGAAGCATTGCCATCACTTCACAAATTCCTGAACTGATTATTTGCCTCCAGCGATTTGTCCCCTCTTCAACCACCACCAGAATCGCTTCACCATAATCACAAAAACCGTGAGGCCACTCCCGTGGACCAGACCCTTCAGGTGCGCCAAGCCGCCGCCGACCTCGTTGCCGCGTTCGCCAGCAACGACACCGCCCGCTATTTCGCCTGCTTCAGCGAAGACGCCACGTTCCTCTTCCACACCTTGCCGCAACCGCTGCTGTCGCGCCGTGCCTACGAAGACCTCTGGGCGCAGTGGCAGGCCGATGGTTTTGCCGTGCTTGCCTGCGAGTCGGGCAATGCCCACGTGAGCCTGCAAGGTGACGTGGCGATCTTCATGCACGACGTGGCCACGTCTATCCGCATCGCCGGCGAAGAACACCAGTTGAGCGAGCGCGAGACCATCGTCTTCCGCCGCCAGGGTGACCAGTGGCTGGCCTGCCACGAGCACCTGTCGGTCGTGTCGCCGGCCTGAACATCTTTTTACGCGGCCCTGCCGCCCTGCCATCGCACCCACAAGAAGGCCCGCGCACGCGCAGGCCCACAACAACCGCGCTGGAGCATCACCATGAGCCACTCGACCGGTATCGAGACCAACGGCGTCGAACAGATCCCTGATGATCAACGCGACGCCTCCCCGCTGGACCTGTTTCGCCTGATTTTCGGCGGTGCCAATACCTTCGCCACCGCCGTGCTGGGCAGCTTCCCCGTGCTGTTCGGCCTGTCGTTCCAGGCGGGCGTGTGGGCCATTCTGCTCGGCGTTGGCGTGGGCGCGCTGATTCTTGCGCCGATGGGGTTGTTCGGTGCGCTTAACGGCACCAACAACGCCGTGTCGTCGGGCGCACACTTTGGCGTGCACGGGCGTATCGTCGGCTCGTTCCTGTCGCTGCTCACGGCGGTGGCGTTCTTCTCGCTGTCGGTGTGGAGCTCGGGCGATGCCCTGGTCGGCGGCGCCAAGCGCCTGGCCGGCCTGCCGGAAACCGACCTCACCCTGGGCCTGGCCTACGGCCTGTTCGCGGTGCTGGTGCTGGTGGTGTGCATCTTCGGCTTCCGCTTCATGCTGTGGGTCAACAAGATTGCCGTGTGGGCTTCGAGCCTGCTGTTCCTGCTGGGCATCGTTGCCTTTGCCGGGCCGTTCGATGCCGGCTACGCAGGTAGCGTCAACCACGGCCAGGCGGGCTTCTGGGCGGCGTTCGTCGGCGCAGCGATCCTGGCCATGAGCAACCCGGTGTCGTTTGGCGCCTTCCTGGGCGACTGGTCGCGCTATATCCCGCGTGCGACACCCAAGACGCGCATCATGCTGGCAGTAATTGCCGCCCAGGGCGCAA
It contains:
- the ppk2 gene encoding polyphosphate kinase 2 produces the protein MSKPSRKKPTQEQPEKLGGKAYEKALKHLHVELVKLQEWVVAKGLKVCIVFEGRDGAGKGGTIKAITERVSPRVFRVVALPAPTEREKTQMYLQRYLGHLPAAGEVVIFDRSWYNRAGVERVMGFCSDELVDKFLTGVPVFEKVMVESGIILIKYWLEVSAEEQTLRLQDRINDGRKLWKLSPMDLKSYTRWDDYTQARDDMFAASDTAWAPWFMAHSNDKRRARLNIISHLLSRIPYKDITRDQVVKLPKRGKIGKYKAVAYPFKVVEERF
- a CDS encoding HlyD family secretion protein: MSDAMPPSAPDRGMRWVLLLIAVSLLWYLLADRFTPYTQQARLQAYVVPVAAEVAGQIKRVAVGNNQEVRQGDVLFELDQEQYRIALARAEADLDTVRRQIGASTAGIDSAQAALVAAQANERKARQDAERLKRLIDEDPGTVSVRRLEGAQATRDQAISQVAAARAEVQRAREQQGGAQDDNAQLRSAAANVEKARLDLARTVVRADANGLITDLRTDVGHYVGAGSPMMTLISIHDVWISADMTENNLGRLRPDTPVLVVLDALPGTVLKGHIRSIGYGVSVGQGTPPGTLPTVQNSREWLRSAQRFPVIVELERDQLPDKRGLRVGGQAEVMALPSEGNPLNLLGRLFMWLMSWLSYAY
- a CDS encoding efflux transporter outer membrane subunit; translation: MPNHCYGLGLLMVLAGCTQVGPDFEKPQHPWLDGWSTPLLEQAGRSAATPDLRQWWAVFADPKLDALIAEADANNTNLRVAGLRIAEARAQLAIVQTGRYPQLQQLSAQSLYLKQNQSGTATARDSVFWQSSVGFDIGWEIDFWGRFSRAIESADALYFASQSNYADAMLLLRAQVADTYFALRTAEARLAIAQENGKRQARSLEITERLFRHGENDELDWQQARTQYLATLATIPEFENQLNALRNVLCSLLGRPPGPLPQLEPGHGQLPLPDRAVLQGVPASLLQRRPDIRAAEQAVAAQSALVGVAEADLYPQLSLLGSIGWSFVSASHLPNTFDIAAGPSLIWNPLDYGRRKNAVRVEDARLQQLIELYHQSVREAAREADDAASGLVRSLQSATIRDQASQAAQRSLNLASSQYREGFADFQRVLDAQQLLLQQQDGYLVSRGNAVSSLVSLYKALGGGWDTRRAPIDPATRQQMQQRTDWGDLLDPPAPTAHAQGESQ
- a CDS encoding monovalent cation:proton antiporter-2 (CPA2) family protein; protein product: MPHDGSLLQATVVFLLAVVLLVPLAQRLRMGAVPGYLLAGMLIGPSVLGLLNNPDNVARLSEMGVVMLLFVIGLELSPRRLWTMRRALFGVGTLQVGLTAVVLGLLAYWLFDQSRPAAIVLGVGLALSSTAFGLQVLAERKDLGKPHGRLAVAILLFQDIAAIPLIAVVPLLGGNVSTADEGAWPLLAVAAGIGVLIIFGRYLLTPVFKWTVGSGLPELSTATALLVVLGTAWLMEHIGVSMALGAFLAGVLMAESPFRHELETQVEPIKGLLLGLFFVGVGMSADLHLLLGMPLAVLGLTLLLVSIKLPLLYGLGRMAGGLNPSQALCLGVVLASGGEFAFVVFKLARDHQVLSPQVHDLLVLAITLSMAVVPLVMMALARRLRDVPPAQATPETDP
- the ycaC gene encoding isochorismate family cysteine hydrolase YcaC; translated protein: MTFQYKRLDKNNAAVLLVDHQAGLLSLVRDIDPDRFKNNVLALADLAKYFKLPTILTTSFETGPNGPLVPELKEQFPDAPYIARPGNINAWDNEDFVKAVKATGKKQLLIAGVVTEVCVAFPALSALEEGFEVFVVTDASGTFNELTRDSAWRRMEAAGGQLMTWFGVACELHRDWRNDVEGLGTLFSNHIPDYRNLMTSYNKLAK
- a CDS encoding DUF2955 domain-containing protein; this translates as MPIELRRLRALRLAWGVALCLAVSFGIGLPVPILAPVFAVLLLAMRSQPLPLRAAPALAVLVLLACGSGLLLVPLLRHAPVSGVLLVGVGVFLTLRYALKGGNGLLANLMVVGLTMIAAAGTSDFTLALSVVEALAKGMLLAVLGTALAHVLFPEPAEAPAQPVPPLPGSEHVSWVALRATLIVMPAFLLALIAPDQYMPLIMKAVSVGQQAGETRARHASRELIGSTLLAGLLAILMWGALSLFVHLWMFFLWVLLFVLWQARRLYQAVPNRQSPAYWVSCLTTMLILLGQSVQDSAGGQDVYKAFAVRMALFLAVSVYASAMLIWIDRLRVRRALLRG
- a CDS encoding AI-2E family transporter, which translates into the protein MQPGIKLDSALSRGLLDVLIKAGLVAALVIFAFEVFQPFLELMLWAVILAVTLYPLHCRLQRRTGLKHGYAATLVVLLVLVVLLVPIYLVVMSIGESVDSLVTLLKSGAWSVPTPPESVAAWPLIGPKVHALWLAASENMASVLNQWMPQIKGAGLTVLGAAASAGAAFFLFIGAIIISGVIMAFGDRGEVAAQRIAMRVSGEERGKPLAKLCTATIRAVAQGVIGIAFIQMLLIGVGFVIKGVPGAGMLAIVILMLGIAQAPATLVTLPVIIYVFNVEGFTVATIIFAIYTFVAGLADNVLKPLLLGRGVDVPMPVVLIGALGGMVVKGIIGLFIGPVILGVTYVLFWQWVALQVPEQPAPPAA
- a CDS encoding SulP family inorganic anion transporter encodes the protein MPEPPRVDWQRWLPGLVTLLHYQRAWLAKDIAAGLVLTTMLVPVGIAYAEASGVPGIYGLYATIIPLLAYALFGPSRILVLGPDSALAAPILAVVVQYAASDPQRAIAIASMMALVAGAFCVIAGLLRLGFITELLSKPIRYGYMNGIALTVLISQLPKLFGLSVDSQGPLRDIWNLIQALLAGQGHWPSFMVGGASLALILLLKPFKRVPGILIAVVLATLAVSLLGLDQQGVNVLGKLPQGLPSFALPWVSDIDLVEVLLGGIAVALVSFADTSVLSRSYAARLKMPVNPNQEMFGLGVANLASGLFQGIPISSSASRTPVAEAAGSQTQLTGIIGALAVTLLLLVAPNLMQHLPSSALAAVVIAAAVGLFEFADLKRIFRMQQWEFWLSFTCFVGVAVFGAIPGICIAVAIAVIEFLWDGWRPHHAVLGRVDGTRGYHDVQRYPQARRIPGLVLLRWDAPLFFANAEQFQSTVMAAVDESPTPVQRLLIAAEPVTSIDITSADMLAELDRALEARGVELQFAEMKDPVKDKMRRFGLFQHMGEKAFHPTVGAAVDAYLEESGVDWQP